One segment of Nostoc flagelliforme CCNUN1 DNA contains the following:
- the fabI gene encoding enoyl-ACP reductase FabI, with protein sequence MLNLTGKNALVTGIANNRSIAWGIAQQLHKAGANLGITYLPDERGKMEKKVAELVEPLNPSLFLPCNVQNDEQIQSTFETIREKWGKLDILIHCLAFASKDDLTGDFSQTSRSGFNTALEISTYSLVQLSGAAKPLMTEGGSIVTLTYLGGVRAIPNYNVMGVAKAGLEMSVRYLAAELGPQNIRVNAISAGPIRTLASSAVGGILDMIHHVEEVAPLRRTVTQLEVGNAAAFLCSDLSSGITGQVLYVDAGYEIMGM encoded by the coding sequence ATGCTAAATCTGACTGGAAAAAATGCTCTTGTTACAGGTATTGCCAATAACCGCTCGATCGCCTGGGGCATCGCCCAACAGCTGCATAAAGCCGGAGCAAACCTGGGTATTACCTATCTGCCCGATGAACGCGGCAAGATGGAAAAAAAAGTTGCGGAATTGGTAGAACCCCTCAATCCCAGCTTATTTCTTCCCTGTAATGTCCAAAATGATGAACAGATTCAATCTACCTTTGAGACAATCCGCGAAAAGTGGGGAAAGCTAGACATCCTCATCCATTGTCTTGCCTTTGCCAGCAAAGATGATTTGACTGGAGATTTTAGTCAAACCTCTCGTTCTGGCTTTAACACCGCCTTAGAAATTAGTACCTACTCGCTGGTGCAGTTAAGTGGTGCAGCTAAACCTTTGATGACAGAGGGAGGTAGCATCGTCACCCTCACGTATTTAGGCGGTGTTAGGGCAATCCCTAACTATAATGTCATGGGAGTTGCCAAAGCTGGCTTAGAAATGAGTGTGCGTTACCTAGCCGCCGAACTAGGGCCACAAAATATCCGCGTCAATGCCATTTCCGCAGGCCCCATCCGCACCTTGGCATCTTCAGCAGTGGGTGGGATTTTGGATATGATTCATCATGTAGAAGAAGTGGCTCCCCTACGACGCACCGTAACTCAGCTAGAAGTGGGTAACGCTGCCGCTTTCTTATGTAGTGACTTGTCCAGTGGTATTACCGGACAAGTGCTGTATGTAGATGCAGGATATGAAATTATGGGAATGTAA
- a CDS encoding DUF3084 domain-containing protein: MTTGYILIAAILILGGVIATVGDRIGTRVGKARLSLFNLRPKNTAVLVTIFTGGLISASTLGILFAADEGLRKGVFELEDIQTDLRQKREQLKTAETQKSQVESELNQARIAQTKAQQDLQVINQSLQAANAKQRQTQAQLNRTISQQAQTQTQLQRTQDQLEQVVPQYQKAIAELQSVYNQRKELQAAVELLKTERQRLYAEAKKAIDEAKTAIQKRDRELANRQEAIEVRDQKIAQLDQLIQKRNVEVAAREQVIATRESRLKELEGQQEQLELEVARLEKYYQSYRDLRLGKLAIVRGQVLSAGVVRVTQPAAARQVVVKLLQQANRNANLELSEPGANLANVELLRVTQDRVEQLSKQIGDGQEYVVRIFSAGNYVRGEKQIEFFADTARNQLVFSGGAVLATTTADSKAMTSYQLQQRLEILISASQFRARNAGIVEDVQVEGTFLRFVSQLRQYNQPLEIKAIAAEDTYTAGPLRVRLVAIVNGQIIFST, translated from the coding sequence ATGACCACCGGATACATCCTCATCGCAGCAATTTTAATTCTGGGAGGCGTAATTGCAACCGTGGGCGATCGCATCGGCACACGAGTTGGCAAAGCCCGCCTCTCACTTTTTAACCTACGTCCAAAAAATACTGCTGTACTGGTAACTATTTTTACGGGTGGTTTAATTTCAGCATCAACCTTAGGAATTTTATTCGCTGCCGACGAAGGCTTGCGAAAGGGAGTCTTTGAATTAGAAGATATTCAAACAGACCTCAGACAGAAGCGGGAGCAGCTAAAAACCGCAGAAACTCAGAAAAGTCAGGTAGAGAGTGAGCTAAACCAAGCAAGAATTGCCCAAACAAAAGCACAACAAGACTTGCAAGTAATCAATCAATCTTTGCAGGCGGCGAATGCCAAACAACGCCAAACACAAGCTCAGTTGAACCGCACCATTAGTCAACAAGCTCAAACTCAAACTCAACTCCAACGCACTCAAGATCAGCTAGAACAAGTTGTACCTCAGTACCAAAAAGCTATAGCTGAATTGCAGAGCGTTTATAATCAGAGAAAGGAGCTACAGGCGGCAGTTGAACTACTGAAGACAGAACGTCAACGACTGTACGCTGAAGCTAAAAAAGCTATTGACGAAGCCAAAACAGCGATTCAAAAACGCGATCGCGAACTTGCTAATCGCCAAGAAGCCATAGAAGTGCGCGATCAAAAAATTGCCCAACTCGATCAATTGATTCAAAAGCGTAATGTAGAAGTTGCAGCGCGAGAGCAAGTAATTGCCACACGGGAATCACGCCTCAAAGAGTTGGAAGGACAACAGGAGCAACTAGAACTGGAAGTTGCAAGGCTGGAAAAATATTATCAGTCTTACCGCGACCTGCGTCTGGGTAAGCTAGCTATAGTTCGCGGTCAAGTTCTGTCTGCTGGTGTAGTTCGTGTTACCCAACCTGCTGCTGCTCGCCAGGTAGTGGTAAAACTTTTACAACAAGCCAATCGCAACGCCAACCTCGAATTAAGTGAGCCTGGTGCAAATCTTGCAAATGTAGAGCTACTGCGCGTTACCCAGGATAGGGTTGAGCAATTGAGCAAGCAGATTGGCGATGGTCAAGAATACGTGGTGCGAATTTTCTCGGCTGGTAATTACGTTAGAGGAGAAAAGCAGATAGAATTTTTCGCCGATACAGCCCGCAATCAATTGGTTTTTTCGGGAGGCGCAGTACTGGCCACAACGACTGCTGATTCCAAAGCTATGACATCCTATCAATTACAGCAGCGTCTAGAAATATTGATTTCTGCTTCCCAATTTCGTGCCCGTAATGCCGGAATTGTCGAAGATGTGCAAGTAGAAGGGACTTTCTTACGCTTTGTCAGCCAATTAAGACAATACAATCAACCCTTGGAGATTAAAGCGATCGCAGCAGAGGACACTTATACAGCTGGCCCATTGAGAGTAAGATTAGTGGCAATAGTCAACGGACAAATTATTTTTAGTACTTAA
- a CDS encoding ABC transporter ATP-binding protein encodes MKSVADDPDSQLNTADTPPVVLTSELRKVYRTGFWLNQQVVSLKNCSLTVYKGETFGLLGPNGAGKTTLLKLLLGIIRPSSGRGLLLGKPIGDRSVKQNIGYLPENPYLYDYLTGWEFLQLAAGLFQIPKSVQRQRIPQLLELVGLSQADARKKLLRRYSKGMLQRVGMAQALINEPDLVFLDEPMSGLDPVGRYQMREIILALKAAGKTIFFNSHVLSEVEQICDRIAILSQGELICSGSLNELLGINNTYHVKGQGGDWEILQKWIPTLRFEPDGSWQGTLQDDYYDFLASLRLMEGKIIAMNLSRYSLEEFFIQQIQRKNDSLN; translated from the coding sequence ATGAAGTCTGTTGCAGATGACCCTGATTCTCAACTTAATACGGCAGACACTCCGCCAGTAGTCCTGACTTCTGAGTTGCGAAAAGTCTATCGCACTGGTTTTTGGCTAAATCAACAAGTCGTATCTCTCAAAAACTGTTCTTTAACAGTTTATAAAGGTGAAACCTTTGGCTTGCTAGGGCCAAACGGTGCTGGTAAAACCACCCTTTTAAAATTGTTGCTGGGAATTATTCGTCCTAGCTCTGGACGGGGATTATTATTGGGTAAGCCAATAGGCGATCGCAGTGTTAAGCAAAATATCGGCTATCTGCCGGAAAATCCCTATTTGTATGACTATCTCACTGGCTGGGAGTTTTTGCAGCTAGCTGCTGGGCTATTCCAAATTCCCAAAAGTGTCCAACGCCAACGCATTCCCCAACTGCTGGAATTAGTGGGTTTATCCCAAGCGGATGCCCGCAAAAAACTGCTGCGTCGCTACTCTAAAGGAATGCTACAGCGTGTCGGTATGGCACAGGCGCTAATTAACGAGCCAGATTTAGTTTTTTTGGATGAACCGATGTCTGGTCTTGATCCTGTGGGACGCTACCAAATGCGGGAAATTATCCTGGCGCTAAAAGCTGCTGGTAAGACGATTTTTTTCAACAGTCACGTTCTTAGTGAAGTAGAACAGATTTGCGATCGCATTGCCATCCTTTCTCAAGGTGAATTAATTTGCTCTGGTTCCCTCAATGAACTCTTAGGCATAAACAACACATATCATGTCAAAGGTCAAGGTGGTGACTGGGAAATTCTTCAAAAATGGATACCCACTCTCAGATTTGAACCTGATGGTTCCTGGCAAGGTACGCTACAAGACGATTACTATGATTTTCTCGCCAGTCTTCGTCTGATGGAGGGTAAAATTATTGCTATGAATTTGTCGCGTTACTCCCTAGAAGAGTTTTTTATTCAACAAATCCAAAGAAAAAATGACTCACTGAATTAA
- the ntcA gene encoding global nitrogen regulator NtcA codes for MIVTQDKALANVFRQMATGAFPPVVETFERNKTIFFPGDPAERVYFLLKGAVKLSRVYEAGEEITVALLRENSVFGVLSLLTGNKSDRFYHAVAFTPAELLSAPIEQVEQALKENPELSMLMLRGLSSRILQTEMMIETLAHRDMGSRLVSFLLILCRDFGVPCADGITIDLKLSHQAIAEAIGSTRVTVTRLLGDLREKKMISIHKKKITVHKPVTLSRQFT; via the coding sequence ATGATCGTGACACAAGATAAAGCCCTAGCAAATGTATTTCGTCAGATGGCGACCGGGGCGTTTCCGCCAGTTGTGGAAACGTTTGAACGCAATAAAACGATCTTTTTTCCTGGCGATCCTGCCGAACGAGTTTATTTTCTTTTGAAAGGTGCTGTTAAACTTTCCAGGGTGTACGAGGCAGGAGAGGAAATAACGGTAGCGTTGCTGCGGGAAAATAGTGTTTTTGGTGTATTGTCATTGCTGACGGGAAATAAGTCGGATCGGTTTTACCATGCGGTTGCATTTACGCCTGCGGAATTACTGTCAGCACCAATTGAACAAGTGGAGCAAGCGCTCAAGGAAAATCCAGAATTATCAATGTTAATGCTGCGAGGTCTGTCTTCGCGCATTTTACAAACAGAGATGATGATTGAAACTCTTGCTCACCGAGATATGGGTTCTAGGTTGGTGAGTTTTTTGCTAATTCTTTGTCGGGATTTTGGGGTTCCTTGTGCAGATGGGATCACAATTGATCTGAAGTTATCTCATCAAGCGATCGCAGAGGCAATTGGTTCAACTCGTGTTACCGTTACTAGGCTACTAGGGGATTTGCGTGAAAAAAAGATGATTTCCATCCACAAAAAGAAAATTACTGTGCATAAACCTGTTACCTTAAGTAGGCAATTCACATAA
- the hisB gene encoding imidazoleglycerol-phosphate dehydratase HisB: MQTTNRQLNSNYDQSAKTPRIATVHRTTGETNVQVTINLDGRGTCTAATGIPFLDHMLHQIASHGLIDIDVQAKGDWEIDDHHTNEDVGITLGQAFNQALGDRKGIVRFGNFLAPLDEALVQVALDFSGRPHLSYGLQIPTQRVGTYDTQLVREFFAALVNHSQMTLHIRQLDGINSHHIIEATFKAFARATRLAVEIDPRRAGLIPSSKGVL; this comes from the coding sequence ATGCAAACAACCAATCGCCAACTTAATTCAAACTACGACCAGTCAGCTAAAACCCCTCGAATTGCCACTGTTCACCGCACCACTGGTGAAACCAATGTGCAAGTTACCATCAATCTGGATGGTAGAGGAACTTGCACGGCAGCAACTGGCATTCCGTTTTTAGATCACATGTTGCATCAAATTGCCTCCCACGGGCTGATTGATATAGATGTCCAAGCCAAGGGAGACTGGGAAATTGATGACCATCACACCAACGAAGATGTAGGCATTACCTTGGGCCAAGCCTTTAACCAAGCACTAGGCGACAGAAAAGGCATTGTCCGCTTTGGTAATTTTCTTGCGCCACTGGATGAAGCCTTAGTTCAGGTAGCGCTAGACTTTTCTGGACGCCCTCACCTCAGCTACGGCTTGCAAATTCCTACGCAGCGAGTCGGAACCTATGACACCCAACTCGTGCGCGAATTCTTTGCGGCACTGGTAAATCATAGCCAAATGACACTGCATATTCGGCAACTGGATGGCATTAATTCCCATCACATTATTGAAGCGACATTTAAGGCATTTGCGAGGGCAACGCGGCTGGCGGTGGAAATTGACCCTCGCCGTGCTGGTTTAATTCCTAGTTCTAAAGGCGTTTTGTAA